In Pelosinus sp. IPA-1, a single genomic region encodes these proteins:
- the ftsZ gene encoding cell division protein FtsZ codes for MLELDMDLDRFAAIKVIGVGGGGNNAVNRMIAAGLHGVEFITVNTDAQALMHSQAAYRIQIGEKLTKGLGAGANPDIGEKAAQESREDIIKALRGADMVFVTAGMGGGTGTGAAPVVAECAKEVGALTVGVVTKPFSFEGRRRQAQAEVGTAKLKEKVDTLITIPNDRLLQVADKRTSMIDAFRIADDVLRQGVQGISDLIAVPGLINLDFADVKTIMTDTGSALMGIGYGSGDNRAVAAAEAAIKSPLLETSIEGAKGVLLNITGGPSLGLLEVNEAAAIISDAVDPEANIIFGAVIDENFQDEVRVTVIATGFDGRPLNLAVGKIESTTIEPFKVRDLDIPTWMRR; via the coding sequence TGGTGTAGGCGGCGGCGGTAACAATGCTGTAAATCGTATGATTGCTGCAGGTTTGCATGGTGTTGAATTTATAACTGTAAATACAGATGCGCAGGCGTTAATGCACTCTCAGGCTGCTTATCGCATACAAATTGGTGAAAAACTAACTAAGGGACTTGGGGCAGGCGCAAATCCAGATATTGGTGAAAAAGCAGCTCAAGAAAGCCGCGAAGATATTATTAAGGCTTTACGCGGTGCAGATATGGTGTTTGTTACAGCGGGAATGGGAGGCGGCACTGGTACTGGTGCAGCTCCAGTTGTTGCCGAATGTGCTAAAGAAGTGGGAGCCTTAACTGTTGGTGTCGTTACAAAACCATTTTCTTTTGAAGGCCGCAGACGTCAAGCTCAAGCTGAAGTTGGAACTGCTAAATTAAAGGAAAAGGTAGATACTCTTATTACTATACCAAATGATCGGTTGTTGCAAGTAGCTGATAAACGTACTTCTATGATAGATGCTTTTCGTATTGCCGATGATGTATTAAGACAAGGTGTACAAGGTATATCTGATTTAATTGCAGTACCAGGACTGATAAATTTAGATTTTGCGGATGTCAAAACCATTATGACTGATACGGGCTCAGCGCTCATGGGAATTGGCTATGGTTCAGGTGACAATCGAGCTGTGGCTGCAGCAGAAGCAGCAATAAAGAGTCCTTTGTTAGAGACTTCGATAGAAGGAGCTAAAGGTGTTTTATTGAATATTACTGGCGGACCAAGCTTAGGTTTATTAGAGGTGAACGAGGCTGCTGCTATTATTTCTGATGCTGTTGATCCAGAAGCGAATATCATATTTGGTGCAGTTATTGATGAAAACTTCCAAGATGAAGTACGAGTTACAGTGATTGCTACAGGGTTTGACGGTAGACCTCTGAATTTAGCGGTAGGAAAAATTGAGAGTACAACAATAGAACCCTTTAAAGTACGCGACCTGGATATACCAACGTGGATGAGACGCTAA